From the Solanum pennellii chromosome 4, SPENNV200 genome, one window contains:
- the LOC107016327 gene encoding uncharacterized acetyltransferase At3g50280, with product MASSSPTVQHISDCFIKPLYTSEEAKKPVYLSSWDLAMLSVQYIQKGLLFTKPPSFQRDPLLQNLKDSLSITLVHFYPLAGRFKTLKQENPPLYTVFIDCVDTPGARFIHANLDLTVSDILSPKDVPLVVQSFFDHDRAINHDGHDLSLLTVQLTELIDGVFIGLSMNHVLADGSSFWHFFNSFSQVFKANNGQKQIIPISKSPNFNHWFPEGHGPVISLPYTHHDQFICRHESPILRERFFHFSSECLKKLKAKANEECHTSKISSLQALSAHMWRCITRVRKFPADHITSCRMAINNRARLDPPLPENYFGNCIQTVRGIASVGKLLENSLGWAAWEMHEAVVNHKNKDIREWVEKLESGMIYQLGFFDPSSIMMGSSPRFDMYGNEFGLGKGVALRSGYAHKFDGKVSLYEGIEGDGSMDLEVCLLPDFMASLETDKEFMDSLSS from the coding sequence atggcTTCTTCATCACCTACTGTTCAACACATATCAGATTGTTTCATCAAGCCACTTTACACTTCAGAAGAAGCTAAAAAACCTGTTTATCTATCATCATGGGATTTAGCCATGCTTTCAGTTCAATATATCCAAAAAGGTCTACTTTTCACTAAACCACCATCATTTCAACGTGATCCTCTATTGCAAAACCTTAAAGATTCACTCTCAATCACCCTTGTTCATTTTTACCCATTAGCTGGTCGTTTTAAAACACTTAAACAAGAAAATCCCCCTCTTTACACTGTCTTTATCGACTGTGTTGATACCCCTGGTGCAAGATTTATCCATGCTAATCTTGATTTAACTGTCTCTGATATACTTTCACCAAAAGATGTGCCTTTAGTTGTTCAATCGTTTTTCGATCATGATAGAGCTATTAACCATGATGGACATGATTTGTCTTTGTTAACTGTTCAATTAACAGAATTAATTGATGGGGTTTTCATTGGTTTATCAATGAACCATGTATTAGCTGATGGTTCTTCCTTTTGGCATTTCTTTAACTCTTTCTCACAAGTTTTCAAAGCCAATAATGGACAAAAACAGATCATCCCCATTTCTAAATCGCCGAATTTTAACCATTGGTTCCCAGAAGGACATGGTCCAGTTATTAGTCTTCCTTATACTCACCATGATCAATTCATTTGTAGACACGAATCCCCAATTCTAAGAGAAagatttttccatttttcatcAGAGTGTTTAAAGAAACTCAAAGCTAAAGCAAATGAAGAATGTCATACCTCAAAGATTTCGTCTTTACAAGCTTTGTCAGCTCATATGTGGAGATGCATAACAAGGGTTCGAAAATTCCCAGCTGATCATATAACAAGTTGCAGAATGGCGATTAATAACAGAGCAAGATTGGACCCTCCATTGCCAGAAAATTATTTTGGTAATTGCATACAAACTGTTCGAGGAATTGCCTCAGTGGGAAAACTTCTTGAGAACAGCCTTGGTTGGGCAGCTTGGGAAATGCATGAAGCTGTGGTGAACCATAAGAACAAAGATATTCGCGAATGGGTCGAAAAATTGGAGAGTGGTATGATTTATCAGTTGGGATTTTTTGATCCTAGTAGCATTATGATGGGAAGTTCTCCAAGATTTGATATGTATGGTAATGAATTTGGATTGGGAAAAGGAGTGGCACTAAGAAGTGGATATGCACATAAGTTTGATGGGAAAGTTAGTTTGTATGAAGGGATTGAAGGTGATGGTAGTATGGATTTGGAAGTATGCCTTTTACCAGACTTCATGGCTTCTCTTGAAACTGATAAGGAGTTCATGGATAGTTTGTCAAGTTAA
- the LOC107015700 gene encoding NAC domain-containing protein 55-like translates to MGDTASFSLPPGTQFYPSDQQLISYYLSSKNGADHRNGVGFDLIREIDLYNFDPFNLPDSACFRYGRGGRKRHWFCFVARVLKGGRRRAGGGYWKKRGRVRDVVGAGAGKIVVGTRKSFDFYLGDCTKTDWLMYEYALTGHPMASFVLCRVFIKSHHGNNLSGHVFSSNGEEIVSTVRHIGIQFDGSAAPVTGSKMHDENMIDQENDVSKLPSGLVPDLNGQVVAENVAKQICLESDGPPVLNDYSAQELVAILEGDFIELDDLLCPLPGIH, encoded by the exons ATGGGAGATACGGCGTCGTTTTCGCTTCCTCCCGGTACCCAATTTTACCCTTCCGATCAACAACTAATCAGCTACTATTTATCTTCAAAGAACGGCGCCGATCACCGGAATGGCGTTGGATTTGACCTAATTCGAGAAATTGATCTCTACAATTTTGATCCATTTAATTTGCCGGATTCCGCCTGTTTCCGGTACGGTCGTGGTGGACGGAAGAGGCACTGGTTTTGTTTTGTGGCTAGGGTTTTGAAGGGAGGGAGGAGGAGAGCTGGTGGTGGTTATTGGAAGAAGAGGGGTAGAGTTAGGGATGTGGTGGGTGCGGGTGCAGGGAAAATTGTGGTGGGTACGCgtaaaagttttgatttttatttggggGATTGTACTAAGACTGATTGGTTGATGTATGAGTACGCCTTAACTGGTCATCCTATG GCATCTTTTGTTCTATGCCGAGTTTTCATCAAATCTCATCATGGAAATAACTTGTCAGGGCATGTATTTAGTTCCAACGGTGAAGAAATTGTTTCGACAGTACGCCATATAGGTATTCAATTTGATGGATCAGCTGCACCGGTTACTGGCTCTAAAATGCATGACGAAAACATGATTGACCAGGAGAATGATGTCTCAAAGCTACCTAGTGGGTTAGTTCCCGACTTAAATGGTCAAGTTGTTGCAGAAAATGTTGCTAAGCAG ATTTGTCTTGAGAGCGACGGACCTCCAGTTCTCAATGATTATTCTGCTCAGGAACTGGTTGCCATTTTAGAAGGAGATTTTATTGAGTTGGATGACCTTCTATGCCCGCTACCGGGCATTCACTAA
- the LOC107017853 gene encoding probable E3 ubiquitin-protein ligase RHG1A yields MQGQRSAIGSLPETLGFTHGSTSSDGGIDQQICWNNLRNPAQNRLPDYMVPSNETTIPFLSHANQERQSVIGWNLGESSSSNTQNSVSRSENTTMSARPGPSHFSAEQHYGSSNILSLGDVEINLNNQLANNTLFSQASTSSTVPNELSRSAGHEGRDGDEDGDDDCEVMECTPTFKSNGPGKERMSTASTSSDPLAGTSATNGFLRDESDGRPGCTLDGRRMACKRKAVEGHLGQSSGSGSPDYLLNSLWRSIPAPNNLTAGANSSAPTESRRNINLPAQINPRLGLTMGGTTMEGPVALPASRRAESYRRNFRLRINGSHQQVPIPGNTFPTVGNDRNVTMSDWDALRLPSNQSLDSRSVSAADNVSPRSQPVVGPVPSLRRNAQRWDSSSSRAGSPSSYSVFLERNSAAYEQPSSRSVPRNISQHPMFIPASDLRNLNQNPVNWGLAGGNISIAGNVASSSRSGPSSVAPSSSPGWVEQRNPQQYPRRLSEYVRRSMLSSAVSEPGSHNGNTPPHLSSATSQEMGLSGHPGHRPSSSRSALLLERQLDGAMGVPYSWRTLAAAGEGRGRLVSEQIRNVLDLMRRGESLRFEDVMILDQSGFFGMVDIQDRHRDMRLDVDNMSYEELLALEERIGNVCTGLTEETILNRLKQRKHVSIRTEETKDAEPCCICQEEYKDGEDLGKLDCGHDFHADCVKQWLMQKNLCPICKTTGLNTSGKH; encoded by the exons ATGCAAGGGCAACGGAGTGCAATCGGATCCCTGCCAGAAACTTTGGGTTTTACTCATGGTTCAACATCGAGTGATGGGGGTATAGATCAGCAGATATGTTGGAATAATTTGCGAAATCCTGCACAAAATCGGCTACCAGATTATATGGTACCTTCTAATGAGACAACCATACCATTTCTTAGTCATGCAAACCAAGAAAGGCAGAGTGTAATTGGATGGAATTTAGGAGAATCCAGCTCCTCCAATACACAAAATAGTGTTAGTCGTAGTGAAAATACTACAATGAGTGCCCGTCCTGGGCCTTCTCACTTCTCTGCTGAACAGCATTATGGGTCTTCCAATATTCTTTCATTGGGTGatgttgaaataaatttgaataaccAGTTAGCTAACAACACTTTATTTTCTCAAGCTTCTACTTCTAGCACTGTTCCAAATGAACTAAGTAGAAGTGCTGGACATGAGGGGCGTGATGGCGATGAAGATGGTGATGATGACTGCGAAGTGATGGAGTGCACCCCAACCTTCAAGTCTAATGGACCAGGAAAAGAACGGATGTCAACCGCCAGTACTTCTTCTGATCCCCTTGCTGGGACTTCTGCAACTAATGGGTTTCTGAGGGATGAAAGTGATGGCAGACCAGGCTGTACACTGGATGGTCGACGCATGGCTTGTAAGAGAAAAGCAGTTGAAGGACATCTGGGACAATCTTCGGGAAGTGGAAGTCCAGATTATCTTCTAAACAGCTTATGGCGTTCTATACCTGCTCCAAATAATCTGACTGCAGGTGCTAATAGCTCTGCACCAACAGAAAGTAGAAGAAACATCAATTTGCCAGCGCAGATAAATCCAAGACTTGGGCTCACTATGGGTGGCACCACTATGGAAGGTCCGGTTGCATTGCCTGCTTCAAGGAGAGCAGAAAGTTACCGTAGAAATTTCAGGCTTAGGATCAATGGCTCTCATCAGCAAGTTCCTATTCCTGGCAATACGTTTCCTACTGTGGGTAATGATAGAAATGTTACCATGTCTGACTGGGACGCATTGAGGCTGCCTTCTAATCAGTCTTTGGATTCGAGGTCTGTTTCTGCTGCAGATAATGTAAGTCCCCGAAGCCAGCCAGTTGTGGGGCCGGTTCCTTCTCTGCGACGAAATGCACAGAGGTGGGATTCATCTAGTTCAAGAGCTGGCAGTCCATCAAGTTATTCTGTTTTTCTTGAGAGGAATTCTGCAGCCTATGAACAACCAAGCTCAAGAAGTGTGCCCAGAAACATTTCGCAGCATCCAATGTTCATACCCGCTAGTGACTTGAGAAATTTGAACCAAAATCCTGTCAACTGGGGTTTAGCTGGTGGAAATATTTCCATTGCTGGAAATGTTGCATCTTCTTCTCGGAGTGGTCCTAGCTCAGTAGCCCCTTCCTCTTCTCCTGGTTGGGTGGAACAAAGAAATCCTCAGCAATATCCTCGACGACTCTCAGAATATGTTCGTAGATCTATGTTGTCTTCAGCTGTCAGTGAACCTGGAAGTCACAATGGTAACACTCCGCCACATTTGAGTTCTGCTACCTCACAGGAGATGGGGCTTTCTGGCCATCCCGGGCATCGTCCATCAAGTTCAAGGTCAGCATTGTTGTTGGAGAGACAACTCGATGGTGCAATGGGAGTTCCATATTCCTGGAGGACTTTGGCTGCTGCCGGTGAAGGAAGAGGCAGGCTAGTTTCCGAG CAAATTCGCAATGTATTGGATCTAATGCGCAGGGGAGAGAGCTTAAGATTTGAG GACGTTATGATCCTCGATCAGTCAGGGTTCTTTGGGATGGTGGATATTCAGGATCGCCATCGCGATATGCGTCTTGATGTTGATAACATGTCCTATGAG GAACTACTGGCGCTTGAGGAGCGCATAGGGAATGTCTGTACCGGGCTGACTGAAGAAACCATTTTGAATCGTCTGAAGCAACGGAAACATGTTAGCATTAGAACAGAAGAAACCAAGGATGCTGAGCCATGCTGTATTTGTCAG GAAGAATACAAGGATGGTGAGGATCTTGGGAAGCTGGATTGTGGCCATGATTTTCATGCCGACTGCGTTAAACAATGGCTCATGCAGAAGAATTTGTGCCCAATTTGCAAAACAACAGGACTCAATACTTCAGGAAAACATTGA